The Kineothrix sp. IPX-CK genomic interval TTATGGATTTAACCTTTAGAAAAGCGTTATTACACACATTTGTTTATACGATCGGATGCCTGGTAATTCAATTTTCGCTGGGATTTTTATTTGCGATGTTTTTTGCTAAGAAGTTTGCACTTTCAAAGGCAATCAGAGGGTTTATTGTTATCAGTTGGATGCTTCCGGTCACGGTAACCGCACTTGTATTTAAGTTTATGTTTGCAGAAAGCAATGGTATCATCAACACTATTTTGATGAATTTACATATAATCAAGCAGCCGATCGGATGGCTTCTTCAAGGAAATACGGCAATGCTCGGACTCATAATCGCTAATTCATGGGTAGGGATTCCTTTCAATATGCTGCTGCTTACTACGGGATTGAATAACATTCCGGGGGACATATATGAAGCTGCCTCCATCGACGGAGCGAGCGGAACACAGAAGTTTTTCAAAATTACGATTCCTCTTCTGAAACCGACAATTATGTCCGTATTGGTTCTTGGCTTTGTTCTTACCTTCAAAGTATTTGATCTGGTATATGTAATGACCGGGGGAGGGCCGGTGGATGCGACGGAAGTATTGTCGACTTATTCTTACAAGCTGTCCTTCCAGCTGTTTCATTTCGGAGAAGGAGCGGCAGTCGCCAATGTATTGTTTGTCTGCTTGTTTCTGGTAGCGTTAGTATACCTGAAAACAATTTCAAAGGATGAAGTGATATAAGCGAAGTACAGGAAGAAAGGAGAACAGCTATCATATGAAAAATACACACCTTACTTATAGACATAAAAACATTTTACTCAGTGCGGCAGCCGTAATCATCGCTTGTATTTTCCTGTTTCCGCTATACTGGATTGTAGTTAATTCCTTTAAGCTGGACAGCGAAATCTTTGCCGGTACGCCGACGTTGTGGCCTGAAGATTTTACTTTAAAAGCATATAAAGACCAATTGGGAAGCCTGTCTGTCACAATGAAGAATTCGGTCATCATAGCGGCCGGTTCTATGCTTTTGTCCTTATGCCTGTCGGTTCCGGCGGCATATGGTCTGGCAAGATACAAAGTGAGAGGAATGAAAGTGTTCGTATTGATATTCCTCATTACGCAGATGCTTCCCGCCTCTCTGGTTCTGACACCATTATTTTTGATTTTTTCAAAGCTGGGAATCTTGAATTCCTATTGGGCGCCTATTTTGTCCACGGCGACCATATCCATACCGTTTATTGTCCTGATGCTCCGGCCGGGTTTCCTTAGTATGCCGAAAGAACTGGAAGATGCCGCAAAAATAGACGGCTGTAATGCACTTACCGCCTTTTTCCGCATTGCGATTCCTATTTCAAAGCCTACGGTAATTACCGCGGCATGCTTCAGCTTCGTATTTGCCTGGAATGATCTGGCATATTCCATGACCTTTAACACAAAAGAAGTGATGCGCCCGATGACATCGGCCATCTATACATTTATGAATCAATACGGCACAAAATGGAACAGTATTATGGCATATGGAGTCCTGTTGATTCTTCCAAGCTGCATCATCTTTGTCACTATGCAGAAACATATCGTGGAAGGTATGACGAGCGGTTCCGTAAAAGGATAAATATTAAATTTATCGGAAACTTTCCACGGTGGATTTGTTTTTTTCTCCGGCGTTTGCGGCTGTATTTTTAAAGGAAACCTCAAAGCAGTCATAACCGGACGGGTCGGCAGCAAAGCACCTCCATGTGCGCCGCTGCCTAAACGCCGCATCCTTGCGGCGTTTCCCCTGAGAGCGTCGGTTTCCTTAAGAAAATGCAAGCCGCTAACTAAAGGAGGCAAAAACAAACACACCGTGGAAAGTTTTAGCTAAGTTATGAAATGGCACATAAAATTGTTGAAAGGAGAATTAGTAAGATGAATGTATTTAGGCAGGAAGAGAATTGTTTGAAATTTCATTATGACGCAGAGGAGCTTTGGATCCAACCATGGGGGCCCAACAGCTTTCGTGTCCGTGCTTCGAAAATGGCTAAAATGCCTGATGAGCGTTGGGCGCTTGAGATGGAGCCGGAGAGGACAGTACCTGAAATAAGAATAGAAAAGGATTATGCGGCAATTAAAAACGGTAAAATTGAGGCCAGGATTTCCCGTTATGGAAAGCTCACATTTTATAACCAGAAAGGGGAAGTGCTGTTAGATGAATATTTGCGGAACAGATTGGACGTATTCGCGGATTACTGCAGCGCACTTGAGGTTGAAGCCAGAGAATTCAAGCCCATTCCGGGAGGGGATTATCATCTGTCGATGCGTTTTGTTTCCAATCCTGAGGAAAAAATATATGGCATGGGACAATATCAGCAGCCTTATCTGAATCTTAAGGGTGCGGATCTCGAACTGGCACAGAGAAATTCACAGGCCAGTGTACCGTTTGCTATTTCCTCCCTGGGATATGGATTTCTTTGGAATAATCCGGCAGTTGGAAGGACTATATTCGGCAAGAATATTACAACCTGGGAAGCATATTCCACCAAAGCACTGGATTATTGGATTACGGCGGAGGATACTCCTTCCAAAATAGAAGAGGCATATGCCGGGGTGGCGGGCACGGTGCCTATGATGCCGGATTACGCTATGGGATTCTGGCAGTGTAAGCTTCGTTACCAGACGCAGGAGGAGCTTTTGGAGGTAGCAAGGGAATACAAAAGAAGGGAACTCCCTATTTCCGTTATTGTTATTGATTACTTCCACTGGCCGCTGCAGGGCGACTGGAGATTTGATCCTGAGTATTGGCCGGATCCGGATGCCATGATTAAAGAATTGAAAGATATGGGTATCGAGCTAATGGTCTCCATATGGCCCACTGTGGATTATCGCAGTGAGAATTTTAATGAGATGAAGGAAAAGGGATACTTAATCCGTGCCGACAGGGGATTTCGTATGGTTATGGATTTTCAGGGAAATACTGTTCATTTCGATGCGACTAATCCTGAAGCCAGGGAATATGTATGGCAGAAAGCGAAGAAGAACTATTATGATAAAGGTATAAAAGTGTTCTGGCTGGATGAGGCAGAGCCGGAATACAGTATTTATGATTTCGACAACTACCGTTATTATATGGGGCCCAACGTACAAATTGGAAATATTTATCCTGCTATGTATGCGAAAACCTTTTTTGACGGCATGAAAGCGCAGGGACAGGAGAATATCATCAATCTGCTCCGCTGTGCATGGGCAGGCTCCCAGAAATATGGAGCGCTCGTGTGGTCGGGAGATATTCATTCCAGTTTTGGGAGCCTGCGCAATCAGCTGGCAGCAGGATTGAATATGGGAATTGCAGGAATTCCATGGTGGACTACCGATATCGGAGGATTTCACGGTGGAGATCCAGAAGACCCTGCATTTCAGGAGTTATTGATAAGATGGTTTGAGTATGGAACTTTCTGCCCGGTTATGCGTTTGCACGGTTATAGAGAACCGCTGAAAGAGCCTATGGGAACAGAGGGAGGGGCAGCCTGCGTTTCCGGTGCGGATAATGAGGTATGGTCCTTTGGAGATGAAGCCTATGAAATCTGCAAGACTTATTTACAGCTTCGGGAGAATATGAAGCCTTATATCACAGAATTGATGAAAGAGGCCCATGAAAAAGGAACGCCGGTTATGAGACCGTTATTTTATGATTTCTCCGAAGATGCAAAAGCATGGGAAATTGAAGATGAATATATGTTTGGCCCGGATTTTCTTGTCGCACCTATCCTGTATGCGGATATGAGGAAGAGAGAAGTCTATCTGCCAAGCGGCAGTAAATGGAAAAGCTATTGGACCGGAGAAACGTTTGATGGAGGAAGCTCTATCGAAGTGGATGCTCCTCTTGCGCAGCTTCCGGTATTTACAAGGTGTAATTAGGTTAATGAATATTTTCAACTGTTGATTTCCCGTCGACGAACGCAGACACGAGGTAAGGTTGAAAGGAGCATTGGTATAATGATGAAAGCTGCGGTATTTTACGGTAAGAAAGATCTAAGGATAGAAGAAGTGAAAAAGCCTGTTCCCGGGTATGGAGAGATACTCATCAAGGTGCATGCCTGCGGGGTGTGCGGAACTGATGTACATATTTATGAAGGAGACGAGGGCGCCGCGAAAAGTCCTGCCGGAACTATCCTGGGACATGAATTTTCCGGTGAAGTGAAGGAAATAGGAAAAGGAGTAAAGAGAATAAAGGCTGGGGACAGGGTATGTGTGGATCCCAATAAGCTATGCGGCAAATGCGAATATTGCAGGAATGGTATCGGTCATTTCTGTGAAAACATGATCGGTATCGGAACGACGGTGAACGGGGGATTCGCAGAATATTGTACGGTACCTGAAGAACAGGCATACATTATTTCCGAGGCGCTTACTTTTGAGGAAGCTGCAATGGCGGAGCCGGTAGCATGCTGTCTGCATGGAATCGATATGTGTGAGATACATCCAGGGGATACGGTGGCGATATTCGGAATGGGGATGATCGGACTTCTTATGCTGCAGCTTGCGCGCATCAGCGGAGCGGCGAGGATCATTGCCATAGAGCCCGTAGAGGTCAAGCGTGAACAGGCTCTGAAGCTGGGCGCAGATATTGTAATAGATCCGATAAAGCAGGATATAAAGCAAATGCTTTTGGAGAATCAAGTTACCCGCATCCATACGGTAATCGAGTGTGTCGGAAGGATTGACAGCATGAAACAGGCATTGGAGATTGCAGGAAAGAAATCGGTTATAATGCTGTTCGGACTTACAAGGCCGGAGGAGGAGCTTGCGATCAAACCCTTTGAGCTTTTTAGAAAAGAGATTACATTAAAAGCATCTTTCATTAATCCCTACACGCAGCAGCGTGCTATTTCCCTGATAGAATCGGGAAAAATTGATGTCAGATCCATGATCTATAAAAAGCTGTCCTTGGAAGAACTGAATATGGTATTGGGAGACGCAGCTATGCGTAGTCAGGGCAAGATCATCATAGGATGATAGGAGAAAACGTTGAATAAAAAACGTATTCAACTGTTGATTTGAGTGCGCGTTGTAACGCGCAGATGGGAATAATTATGAAATTTACAAATGGGTATTGGCGTATCAGGGAAGAGATAGATCCTGTTTATGCCGTTGAATATTATGACTGCGAGGTAAAAGACAATAAATTGACCGTATATGCGGCAACCAGGCATATGGGGGATCGAGGTGATACGCTGAATCAGCCGATGCTTACGGTAACCTTTTCCAGCCCTATGGAAGATGTGATCAAAGTTTCTGCGGTACACTTCAAAGGTGCCTTAAATAAGGGTCCTGATTACGAAGTAAATGAGCAAAGCGGCGATTTTATTTCCATTTCCGAAACGAAAGAAAAAATTACATATACCTCGGGAAAAACCAGTGCTGTTATTTATAAAACTGCAAACGCCTGGAAGGTGGAATTCAAAGATGGGAACAGACTTCTTACCGAGAGCAGTTACCGTAACCTCGCTTACATGAAGAATAAAGAAACAAAGCAAAATTACATGGCGGAGCAGCTCCTTTTGGACGTGGATGAATACGTATACGGCATGGGAGAGCGTTATACACCTTTTATAAAAAACGGGCAGGTTGTAGAAATCTGGAATGAAGACGGAGGAACGGCTTCTGAACAGACATACAAAAATATTCCCTTTTATATTACAAATAAAGGTTATGGAGTATTCGTAGGACATGCCGGAGATGTTCATTTTGAAGTAGGCAGTGAAAAGGTAGAAAGAGTACAGTTCAGCGTGCGGACCGAACAGCTGGAATATTATATTTTAAACGGCCATACGCCAAAAGGAACTGTGCAGTTATATGCGCAGCTCATGGGAAAGCCGGCGCTTGTGCCTTCTTGGTCTTTTGGGCTGTGGCTGACCACATCTTTTACTACAAACTATGACGAGAAAACGACAACGAGTTTTATTCAGGGCATGGCTGACAGAGATATTCCTCTCCACACCTTTCATTTTGACTGCTTTTGGATGAAGGGTTATGAATGGTGTAATTTTGAGTGGGACAAAGACACCTTCCCGGATCCGGAAGGAATGCTTGGGCGTTATAAAGAAAGAGGACTTCATATCTGCGTATGGATCAACAGCTATATCGGGCAGAAATCGGCGCTATTTGATGAGGGGATGGAGCATGGATACTTCGTTAAGAATGCTGACGGATCGGTATGGCAGTGCGACAGATGGCAGGCGGGAATGGCGCTGGTGGATTTCACTAATCCGCAGGCCTGCAAGTGGTATGAGGATAAGCTGGAGAGACTGATCGATATGGGGGTAGACTGCTTCAAGACGGATTTCGGGGAAAGGATTCCGGTGACCGGAGTGCAGTATTTCGACGGCTCCGATACGGTGAAGATGCACAATTATTATACCTACCTATATAATAAAGTGGTGTTCGAACTGTTAGAAAGAAAGCTCGGAAAGGGTAAGGCTCTTGTCTTTGCAAGATCTACGGCAGCAGGAGGACAGAAATACCCTGTCCACTGGGGCGGTGACTGTACGGCTACTTACCCCTCCATGGCGGAGGATCTTAGAGGCGGACTGTCCCTGGCGCTTGGAGGCTATGGTTTTTGGAGTCATGACATAGGAGGCTTTGAACAAACGGCTTCAGCCGATGTGTATAAACGCTGGTGTGCCTTCGGACTGTTAAGTTCCCACAGCAGGCTGCATGGTTCTGATTCCTATCGGGTGCCGTGGCTGTTCGATGAGGAAGCATGCGATATCTTAAGAAAGTTTGTGAAGCTGAAATGTTCCCTCATGCCTTATATCTACGCACAAGCAGTAAAAGCACATAAAGAAGGAATTCCTATGATGCGCCCTATGTTCCTGGAATTTCCGGAGGATTTAACATGCGAGACCTTGGATAAACAGTATATGTTGGGAGATTCCTTGCTGGTAGCTCCTGTTTTGAAGGAAACAGGAGAAGTTTCTTACTATCTGCCGGAAGGAAAGTGGACTAATTATCTTACCGGAGATGTGAAAGAAGGAGGTAAATGGTATAAGGAAATATTTGACTATTTCCACCTTCCGCTAATGGTAAGGGAAAATACCGTTCTGGCGATAGGAAATAATAATGAAAGGCCGGATTACGATTATACGGATGGCACCACATTAAAGCTGTTCCAGATTCAGGATGGAGCAAAGATTCATACAATGGTACCTGATATTGACGGCAAGGAAACATTGAAGGTTTCCGTTTCGGCGAAAAAGGGCAAAATCTCTTTAAGTGTTCTTTATACATTGCAATCCGAGGGAAGAAAGAGCTTCTTTGTGGAAGCGGCAGGCCATCCGGAAGCAAAAGTGACAATAACAGAAAACCGGGCGGAAATTGTGCTATAATTGAGAAGAAAAAGCACATAAGGAAGGCGGCTCAGATATGGAATACGAAAGTCAGAAAATCAGAAAATCGGCTCCCGAAATGGATCCTCTTAGAATGGGAATGGGATGGACTGCGGAGGATTTGGAAAAGCCTCAGATTTTGATAGAAAGCACCTTCGGGGACAGTCATCCCGGAAGTGCTCATCTGTTCGGCCTCGTGGAAGAAGCGAGAAAGGGTGTGAATGAGACCGGCGGAAAGGCTGCAAGGTATTTCGCCACCGACATCTGTGACGGTATGGCTCAGGGACACGACGGCATGAATTATTCCCTGCCCTCCAGAGACGCCATCGCCAATCTGATTGAAGTCCATGCCAGAGCCACGGTTTTCGACGCAGGGGTATTTATCGCAAGCTGCGATAAGGGGGTGCCTGCTCACCTTATGGCAATAGGAAGACTGAATATTCCCTCCATAGTTGTTACCGGAGGCGTTATGGATGCAGGGCCGGATCTGCTCACACTGGAACAGATCGGTGCTTACAGCGCCAAGTATAAAAGAGGAGAGATATCCGAGGAGGAGCTTACCTACTATAAACAGCACGCCTGCCCCTCCTGCGGTGCCTGTTCCTTCATGGGAACGGCCTCTACCATGCAGGTCATGGCGGAAGCGTTAGGACTTATGATTCCCGGAAGTGCGCTTATGCCAGCAACAGACGCAGATCTTAAGGAAATGGCATATAAGGCAGGAATCCGGGCGGTAGGGTTGGCAGAAGAGGGAAGGAAGGCATCGGATATCGTGACGATGAAGTCCTTTGAAAATGCAATAATGGTTCATGCCGCAATATCGGGCTCCAGCAATTCTCTGCTGCATATTCCAGCTATCGCTCATGAATTCGGCTATGAGATGGACGCGGACCTGTTCGACAGATTGCATCGCGGAGCACACTATTTGTTAGATATCCGACCCTCAGGGCAATGGCCGGCTCAGTACTTTTATTATGCCGGAGGCGTGCCGAGGATAATGGAGGAAATCAAGGACAGACTTCATCTTGATGTAATGACGGTAACAGGGAAAACTCTGGGAGAGAATCTGGAGGAGTTAAAGCAAAACGGTTTCTATGACAAATGTGAGGAGCATCTTAGCAAGGTGGGCAGAAAGAGAACGGACATCATAAGAGATTTCATCACGCCCATAGGAACGGACGGTACCATAGCGGTCTTAACGGGAAATCTGGCCCCTGACGGCGCAGTAGTAAAACATTCCGCAGTACCTGAGGAAATGTTCGATGCCGTGCTTCGTGCAAGAC includes:
- a CDS encoding sugar ABC transporter permease, with the translated sequence MQSNKRERREQILGYFFIVPAVIYMLTFIGYPIAYNWMISLQDVTAKTLGSAARDFVGLNNYKLIFMDLTFRKALLHTFVYTIGCLVIQFSLGFLFAMFFAKKFALSKAIRGFIVISWMLPVTVTALVFKFMFAESNGIINTILMNLHIIKQPIGWLLQGNTAMLGLIIANSWVGIPFNMLLLTTGLNNIPGDIYEAASIDGASGTQKFFKITIPLLKPTIMSVLVLGFVLTFKVFDLVYVMTGGGPVDATEVLSTYSYKLSFQLFHFGEGAAVANVLFVCLFLVALVYLKTISKDEVI
- a CDS encoding carbohydrate ABC transporter permease, which encodes MKNTHLTYRHKNILLSAAAVIIACIFLFPLYWIVVNSFKLDSEIFAGTPTLWPEDFTLKAYKDQLGSLSVTMKNSVIIAAGSMLLSLCLSVPAAYGLARYKVRGMKVFVLIFLITQMLPASLVLTPLFLIFSKLGILNSYWAPILSTATISIPFIVLMLRPGFLSMPKELEDAAKIDGCNALTAFFRIAIPISKPTVITAACFSFVFAWNDLAYSMTFNTKEVMRPMTSAIYTFMNQYGTKWNSIMAYGVLLILPSCIIFVTMQKHIVEGMTSGSVKG
- a CDS encoding TIM-barrel domain-containing protein, whose translation is MNVFRQEENCLKFHYDAEELWIQPWGPNSFRVRASKMAKMPDERWALEMEPERTVPEIRIEKDYAAIKNGKIEARISRYGKLTFYNQKGEVLLDEYLRNRLDVFADYCSALEVEAREFKPIPGGDYHLSMRFVSNPEEKIYGMGQYQQPYLNLKGADLELAQRNSQASVPFAISSLGYGFLWNNPAVGRTIFGKNITTWEAYSTKALDYWITAEDTPSKIEEAYAGVAGTVPMMPDYAMGFWQCKLRYQTQEELLEVAREYKRRELPISVIVIDYFHWPLQGDWRFDPEYWPDPDAMIKELKDMGIELMVSIWPTVDYRSENFNEMKEKGYLIRADRGFRMVMDFQGNTVHFDATNPEAREYVWQKAKKNYYDKGIKVFWLDEAEPEYSIYDFDNYRYYMGPNVQIGNIYPAMYAKTFFDGMKAQGQENIINLLRCAWAGSQKYGALVWSGDIHSSFGSLRNQLAAGLNMGIAGIPWWTTDIGGFHGGDPEDPAFQELLIRWFEYGTFCPVMRLHGYREPLKEPMGTEGGAACVSGADNEVWSFGDEAYEICKTYLQLRENMKPYITELMKEAHEKGTPVMRPLFYDFSEDAKAWEIEDEYMFGPDFLVAPILYADMRKREVYLPSGSKWKSYWTGETFDGGSSIEVDAPLAQLPVFTRCN
- a CDS encoding zinc-dependent alcohol dehydrogenase family protein — protein: MMKAAVFYGKKDLRIEEVKKPVPGYGEILIKVHACGVCGTDVHIYEGDEGAAKSPAGTILGHEFSGEVKEIGKGVKRIKAGDRVCVDPNKLCGKCEYCRNGIGHFCENMIGIGTTVNGGFAEYCTVPEEQAYIISEALTFEEAAMAEPVACCLHGIDMCEIHPGDTVAIFGMGMIGLLMLQLARISGAARIIAIEPVEVKREQALKLGADIVIDPIKQDIKQMLLENQVTRIHTVIECVGRIDSMKQALEIAGKKSVIMLFGLTRPEEELAIKPFELFRKEITLKASFINPYTQQRAISLIESGKIDVRSMIYKKLSLEELNMVLGDAAMRSQGKIIIG
- the yicI gene encoding alpha-xylosidase; translated protein: MKFTNGYWRIREEIDPVYAVEYYDCEVKDNKLTVYAATRHMGDRGDTLNQPMLTVTFSSPMEDVIKVSAVHFKGALNKGPDYEVNEQSGDFISISETKEKITYTSGKTSAVIYKTANAWKVEFKDGNRLLTESSYRNLAYMKNKETKQNYMAEQLLLDVDEYVYGMGERYTPFIKNGQVVEIWNEDGGTASEQTYKNIPFYITNKGYGVFVGHAGDVHFEVGSEKVERVQFSVRTEQLEYYILNGHTPKGTVQLYAQLMGKPALVPSWSFGLWLTTSFTTNYDEKTTTSFIQGMADRDIPLHTFHFDCFWMKGYEWCNFEWDKDTFPDPEGMLGRYKERGLHICVWINSYIGQKSALFDEGMEHGYFVKNADGSVWQCDRWQAGMALVDFTNPQACKWYEDKLERLIDMGVDCFKTDFGERIPVTGVQYFDGSDTVKMHNYYTYLYNKVVFELLERKLGKGKALVFARSTAAGGQKYPVHWGGDCTATYPSMAEDLRGGLSLALGGYGFWSHDIGGFEQTASADVYKRWCAFGLLSSHSRLHGSDSYRVPWLFDEEACDILRKFVKLKCSLMPYIYAQAVKAHKEGIPMMRPMFLEFPEDLTCETLDKQYMLGDSLLVAPVLKETGEVSYYLPEGKWTNYLTGDVKEGGKWYKEIFDYFHLPLMVRENTVLAIGNNNERPDYDYTDGTTLKLFQIQDGAKIHTMVPDIDGKETLKVSVSAKKGKISLSVLYTLQSEGRKSFFVEAAGHPEAKVTITENRAEIVL
- the ilvD gene encoding dihydroxy-acid dehydratase, coding for MEYESQKIRKSAPEMDPLRMGMGWTAEDLEKPQILIESTFGDSHPGSAHLFGLVEEARKGVNETGGKAARYFATDICDGMAQGHDGMNYSLPSRDAIANLIEVHARATVFDAGVFIASCDKGVPAHLMAIGRLNIPSIVVTGGVMDAGPDLLTLEQIGAYSAKYKRGEISEEELTYYKQHACPSCGACSFMGTASTMQVMAEALGLMIPGSALMPATDADLKEMAYKAGIRAVGLAEEGRKASDIVTMKSFENAIMVHAAISGSSNSLLHIPAIAHEFGYEMDADLFDRLHRGAHYLLDIRPSGQWPAQYFYYAGGVPRIMEEIKDRLHLDVMTVTGKTLGENLEELKQNGFYDKCEEHLSKVGRKRTDIIRDFITPIGTDGTIAVLTGNLAPDGAVVKHSAVPEEMFDAVLRARPFDSEEEAIEAVLARRIVPGDAVIIRYEGPKGSGMPEMFYTTEAIASDEKLGKTIALITDGRFSGASKGPAIGHVSPEAAQGGPIALVEENDIILVDIPARRLEIIGIDGVEMKEEEIKRVLENRRRTWKQKAKKSDSKVLELFKEKAVSPMKGGYME